A single genomic interval of Oceanithermus profundus DSM 14977 harbors:
- a CDS encoding DUF58 domain-containing protein: MSLALLLLAFAAAALWVALPGLAPGRQRVRTARPYGAAGRERPLELEVGFVLPLPAYWRVEWSPATRLGFRGRQVAGLGWGRVRLRLEATLQPRRRGEYELPGARLFVRDFLGIYEREVRLEGPRERLFVYPRIWEQLPPQLALTLLAEGPESPELGLEDAGRYRGTREYRPGDALRRMHWKATARQGRPMVREFAWVRATGVWIYIDVRGGEVYIDHMAELAASLAVRLMDLGLAVGLAWPGFERPPARGLEALRGMLAALARLEPARAGGAPPLPPPGVNLVVFTQDAPPELIEGALAARARAARVHLLAFPEGFFLRPGEKGRPIWGRTDGMARLQERRGLLHAAGVHVHVFRGDEAVRFTRA; the protein is encoded by the coding sequence TTGAGCCTCGCCCTGCTGCTGCTTGCGTTCGCCGCCGCGGCGCTCTGGGTGGCGCTGCCCGGCCTCGCCCCCGGCCGGCAGCGGGTGCGCACCGCCCGGCCCTACGGCGCGGCCGGCCGCGAGCGCCCGCTCGAGCTGGAGGTGGGCTTCGTCCTGCCCCTGCCGGCCTACTGGCGGGTCGAGTGGTCGCCCGCGACGCGGCTGGGTTTCCGCGGTCGGCAGGTCGCGGGCCTCGGCTGGGGGCGCGTGCGGCTGCGGCTCGAGGCCACCCTCCAGCCGCGGCGCCGCGGCGAGTACGAGCTTCCCGGCGCGCGCCTCTTCGTACGCGACTTCCTGGGGATCTACGAGCGCGAGGTGCGCCTCGAGGGTCCGCGGGAGCGCCTCTTCGTCTACCCCCGCATCTGGGAGCAGCTGCCGCCGCAGCTGGCGCTGACGCTGCTCGCCGAGGGGCCCGAGTCGCCCGAGCTCGGCCTCGAGGACGCGGGGCGCTACCGGGGCACGCGCGAGTACCGGCCGGGCGACGCGCTCCGGCGGATGCACTGGAAGGCGACGGCCCGCCAGGGCCGCCCGATGGTGCGCGAGTTCGCCTGGGTGCGCGCCACGGGCGTCTGGATCTACATCGACGTTCGCGGCGGCGAGGTCTACATCGACCACATGGCCGAGCTGGCCGCCAGCCTGGCCGTGCGGCTGATGGACCTGGGCCTCGCCGTGGGCCTGGCCTGGCCGGGGTTCGAACGCCCTCCCGCACGCGGCCTCGAGGCGCTGCGGGGGATGCTCGCCGCCCTGGCCCGGCTCGAGCCGGCGAGGGCGGGGGGCGCGCCGCCGCTGCCGCCGCCGGGGGTGAACCTGGTCGTGTTCACCCAGGACGCCCCGCCCGAGCTGATCGAGGGGGCCCTGGCGGCGCGGGCGCGGGCGGCGCGGGTGCACCTGCTCGCCTTCCCCGAAGGCTTCTTCCTGCGCCCGGGCGAGAAGGGCCGCCCCATCTGGGGCCGCACCGACGGCATGGCCCGCCTCCAGGAGCGGCGCGGTCTGCTCCACGCCGCAGGCGTCCACGTGCACGTCTTCCGCGGCGACGAGGCCGTGCGCTTCACGCGGGCGTGA
- a CDS encoding AAA family ATPase, translating to MIETWYARVAQNVERVMVGQEEALRLMLAGVLAGGHVLLEDVPGTGKTTLARALAVSLGLGFKRVQFTPDLLPSDLTGVNVWQDGAFRFVPGPVFTQVLLADEINRATPKTQSALLEAMAEGQVTVDGETRPLEAPFFVVATQNPIEMDGTFPLPEAQLDRFLLRLRLGYPDAEEEVRMLERLRARHPIEALEPVSDAAEVRSMQEALAGLRMEPELVRYVVDLVRATRVDPDVALGASPRAALALQRTAMALAALAGRDYVLPDDVKQAAGPVLAHRIIVRPEVRIEGVTAAEVIERALKAVAVPAEELG from the coding sequence GTGATCGAGACTTGGTACGCGCGGGTCGCGCAGAACGTCGAACGGGTGATGGTGGGGCAGGAGGAGGCGCTGCGGCTGATGCTGGCCGGCGTCCTGGCCGGGGGGCACGTGCTGCTCGAGGACGTTCCCGGGACCGGGAAGACCACGCTGGCGCGGGCGCTGGCGGTCAGTTTGGGCCTCGGCTTCAAACGGGTGCAGTTCACCCCCGACCTCCTCCCCAGCGACCTGACCGGGGTCAACGTCTGGCAGGACGGAGCCTTCCGCTTCGTGCCCGGCCCCGTCTTCACCCAGGTGCTGCTCGCCGACGAGATCAACCGCGCCACCCCCAAGACGCAGTCGGCGCTCTTGGAGGCGATGGCCGAGGGGCAGGTGACCGTCGACGGCGAGACCCGTCCGCTCGAGGCCCCCTTCTTCGTCGTCGCCACCCAGAACCCCATCGAGATGGACGGCACCTTCCCGCTCCCCGAGGCCCAGCTCGACCGCTTCCTGCTGCGGTTGCGGCTGGGTTACCCGGACGCCGAGGAGGAGGTGCGGATGCTCGAACGCCTGCGCGCGCGCCACCCCATCGAGGCGCTCGAGCCCGTTTCCGACGCGGCCGAGGTGCGCTCGATGCAGGAGGCGCTGGCGGGCTTGCGGATGGAGCCCGAGCTGGTCCGTTACGTCGTCGACTTGGTGCGCGCGACCCGCGTCGACCCCGACGTGGCCCTGGGGGCGAGCCCGCGCGCGGCGCTGGCGTTGCAGCGCACGGCGATGGCGCTGGCGGCGCTGGCGGGGCGGGACTACGTCCTTCCCGACGACGTCAAGCAGGCCGCCGGCCCGGTGCTCGCGCACCGGATCATCGTGCGGCCCGAGGTGCGCATCGAGGGGGTGACCGCGGCCGAGGTGATCGAGCGGGCCCTGAAGGCCGTGGCCGTTCCCGCCGAGGAGCTGGGTTGA
- a CDS encoding sulfite oxidase has product MKATPNPLRMPRFYLALAAATLAAGILQFRLGLAAPPELLFAWLGHLLGVPWIFNLVHALPWGLDAYAKYALLAASYLIVAGVGALFALWAAQRPWPLRLAAALGLALAGTGGVLLPLAGAGFFGLAPDNYAYPPGPALLAAAGLAALFALLLGGAAPRPATDAGRRRSLKGLALLAAAAAGPLRLARAAGDLWGRIRGLSPEITPTEDHYQVSKNVVNPRLRADRWRFEIGGLVETPLTLTLEDLKALPAVERPSTLICISNPVGGRLVGNSVWTGVRLRDLLERAGVRPEATELVLRAADNYSDSFPLDAALYEETILAYLQNGEPLTPDHGFPARLLVPGIYGMKNVKWLTRIELAGEDYRGYWQKRGWSDRAVVRTMSRIDTGVATPTGDGRVAIGGVAFAGRRGVRAVEVSFDDGRSWQAAELKPGSSRITWTLWRYLWKAEPGTYAVTVRAVDGEGRTQDPTPRPPLPDGATGYHRRKVRVV; this is encoded by the coding sequence ATGAAGGCAACCCCGAACCCCCTCCGCATGCCGCGTTTCTACCTGGCGCTGGCCGCGGCGACGCTCGCCGCCGGGATCCTGCAGTTCCGCCTCGGGCTGGCGGCCCCGCCCGAGCTGCTCTTCGCCTGGCTGGGCCACCTCCTGGGCGTGCCCTGGATCTTCAACCTGGTGCACGCGCTGCCCTGGGGGCTGGACGCCTACGCCAAGTACGCCCTGCTCGCCGCCAGCTACCTGATCGTCGCCGGCGTCGGCGCGCTGTTCGCGCTCTGGGCCGCGCAGCGCCCGTGGCCGCTGCGCCTGGCGGCGGCGCTGGGCCTGGCGCTCGCCGGCACCGGCGGGGTGCTGCTGCCCCTGGCCGGCGCGGGCTTCTTCGGCCTCGCGCCCGACAACTACGCCTACCCGCCGGGGCCCGCGCTGCTCGCCGCGGCGGGGCTTGCCGCGCTCTTCGCCCTGCTGCTCGGGGGTGCGGCGCCCCGGCCGGCCACCGACGCGGGCCGCCGCCGGAGCCTAAAGGGGCTGGCGCTGCTGGCCGCGGCCGCCGCCGGGCCCCTGCGGCTGGCGCGCGCCGCCGGCGACCTCTGGGGGCGGATCCGCGGGCTTTCCCCCGAGATCACCCCGACCGAGGACCACTACCAGGTTTCCAAGAACGTCGTGAACCCGCGTCTGCGCGCGGACCGCTGGCGCTTCGAGATCGGGGGGCTCGTCGAGACCCCGCTGACGCTCACCCTCGAGGACCTGAAGGCCCTGCCGGCGGTGGAGCGGCCCAGCACCCTGATCTGCATCTCCAACCCCGTCGGGGGCAGGCTCGTGGGCAACAGCGTCTGGACCGGGGTGCGCCTGCGCGACCTGCTCGAGCGCGCCGGGGTGCGCCCCGAGGCCACCGAGCTGGTGCTGCGCGCCGCCGACAACTACAGCGACTCCTTCCCGCTCGACGCCGCGCTCTACGAGGAGACGATCCTCGCCTACCTGCAAAACGGCGAACCGCTCACGCCCGACCACGGCTTCCCCGCGCGGCTGCTGGTGCCGGGCATCTACGGCATGAAGAACGTCAAGTGGCTCACCCGCATCGAGCTCGCCGGCGAGGACTACCGGGGCTACTGGCAGAAGCGCGGCTGGAGCGACCGCGCGGTGGTGCGCACGATGAGCCGCATCGACACCGGCGTGGCCACGCCCACCGGAGACGGCCGGGTGGCCATCGGCGGCGTCGCCTTCGCGGGGCGGCGGGGCGTCCGCGCCGTGGAGGTCTCCTTCGACGACGGCCGCAGCTGGCAAGCTGCGGAATTGAAACCCGGTTCCAGCCGCATCACCTGGACGCTTTGGCGCTACCTCTGGAAGGCCGAACCGGGGACGTACGCGGTAACCGTGCGGGCCGTCGACGGCGAGGGGCGCACCCAGGACCCGACCCCGAGGCCGCCGCTCCCCGACGGCGCGACGGGTTACCACCGGCGTAAGGTGCGCGTGGTCTGA